In Styela clava chromosome 6, kaStyClav1.hap1.2, whole genome shotgun sequence, the genomic window TGTGGCAACACTAGCTTGCTCTTCAATAAGAGTGCAGGTGAACAACTTTGTTACCATGTCTAGTCGATCGAATGCTCAAGTCGCATTACTTAACTACTGGAGccattcatttttattacaataGTCAATTCTATATTAACCTAACTATGGTTCTTACTTTTCAAACAACAGCCGAGTTCCACAAATACTAGGTCTGATACACTAAAGCACTTACTGTGGTTGCCAGAAAACAGACAAAATAAGTTAAGAATACCAAAATATGCAATTACCACAATTTTGACAATGGAACTCTCTATAAATCTCCCcaaggtactcccgaagtatgtgaaccatgatggcggacaccggaacgcagtatgtgtaccaggttcgagttaggccttaatttcattccaattttagttctattttgaGTTTAGGGAATAGCCaggtgactcccgtagtatgtgtacctgaaATCATGGTTTAACCTGGtccacatactatgttccggtgtccgccatcttggttcacatacttttgGAGTCCCTAGCCTAATAATACTTGGTCATGGCTAGGAGTGTTCACAAGACAGACACAGACCTATggatcaaaattttattcaatgttaAAATCATAGCAGCATAAAAAGTGCAGTTgaataattgtttattttagaaaattgcatctttgaaaatataaattaatttcatcATGATTATTAGGATTAAACTAGATAAATGTTAAAAAGGTCTTGCCACAAACTGAGCACAAGATAGTCTAGTGCAGTATTTCCCAACCTATGGGGTCGCGGCCTGAAATTTGGTTACTGAAATCTTCTTGGGTcacttgttttttcaacaagaacCAGAAAGTTACtgcttttattttctagtaaatgGATATAAAGACAGTATCACAACGCAATAACTTGGCATCTGATGTTATTAGTCGATCaattatttaacaaaacaatTCATAGTTCCACTCTTTAGTTACGGTTAATATTTGCAGCAGCCGTTTTGTCGCTAAATTTCAGTGAAGCATCGCGGGACATAGACATATAATCCTTTCTCATCCTTAATGATAGAAAATTCATGATTTCAGGCTCTAATGGTGGTTATCGAAAAGCCATAGTCGAAATTAACCGGAAGTTTAGAGTCGTTTTTAAAGGCTCTCTTCCCTCTTgcgataaaaaagaaaaattctatTCTATAAATTTCAACACCATAACACAATAAATATTTGTCTGATTATaaaattcatctaaaaaacaCGCCACAAAACTGAATAATCTTGGATAACAATCTATAACGGAAGTtttataaaacttgaaaatatattagtaTTTTCGAACTTTTCTAGCTCACTACACATGGGGAATAAATAATTAACAATAAAATGCGAGATAGAAGGTTTTATAATATAGGTATTATGCAGAATTACGATGCGAAATGCGAGCTTGTTTTAGTGCACATAAAGAATCATAACACAGGATTTTCAGTATTGTCAGTCACACTCTCTCACAAAGAATTTTAAGATTTGATCATTTTATGTCAagtttaaatagaaaaaaaggtAAGAAGTAACTTTCAAACGAATGGATTTACTACATTTGACACACCAGGGGCCAACAAACTAAatatggtattgataaattctctcaatttaattcaatttcgttatgaagtcggttctcaatatatcctaaccaggtttgttttattttaatcgaaTATATTAAAGTTCTTTTCATCTCATTCAATACACTTACGGGGGCCACCAACTATATATTGTATCTGTAAATGCTCCCaggaatttgaaaaattttgggaCTTTAACACATTGTACTTTCCTTGCATgaatttaccaaattgaaaatttccGAACCCTATCTTAAACCGACGCTGAATTATCTATATTCTTGAAATATACCCACACCAGCCCAAATTTGACCATCACAACTCGAATCTTGTCTTAACTTCGTCGGCAATCATCCTAGCAATTGCAAGTGAGGATGTTGCTGCAGGCGATGGAGCATTACGTACGTGAAGCATCCTTTTACCAAATGAACCGTGTCCAGAATCGAAAATAAAATCGTCCACCAAGTTACCGTCAGTATCTAAAGCTTGCGCCCGCACACCTGCTGGCCCCctggaaataaaaatgaatattttgctcCAAATAAAGCAATGAACAAGCAATCATAAGTACAGAGAGGTGTTAAAGTTTGAAAGAATCAACCCACCTtggatatgaaaatattttccaaatttaagGCTTAGatgatgtataaatatatatttctttcacaaatttaccaaaatataggtggtaaaaataccactagaagagttgcaagttcgTTCAAAGCAAATCAAGTTCTCAATTAAAGGTGGAAAAGAGTACCAAGTTAATATCTTTGATATTCAACAAAGAACATGCATATTCGATGAGTTTAAAATTGGAAATGCAGAAAAGTCAAGATATAGTGATCGGACTACTCCCTTTCTAAATAAAAGTTAATCCTTACATATGATCAGATATCAGTAGCTTGTGAAAGGCCTTTTTCAGAGAAAAAATATGTGAATGAGCAGCGCTTAAAACAAACCAATCTTACCTCATGACATCTTTCACGGACAATTCAGGGATAAATCTCTGTAACTGTTTAACTTGAGCCCCAACCATCATAGAGCGATAAATTTCACCAAAACCTGCTGATAGGTTTTTGAAAACAAGTTTTCTAAGTCCGctgcaaaaatataaaagattatAAGAATTTATTACAAACCCCGCCATGgtctatatcaggggttcccaaactggggttcACAACCCCACAGAGGGGTACGCAGGAAATTTTATGTAGCGCAAAGAATgctccaatttcacacaaatatCTATTGTACTTAAATAGTACTTTTTTACActtttgatttgaaacacaattattaaaactagtgcaaaacttaaatatcatgattttgAGATAATACGTAAGGTCAGGGAAGTGacgtgcttgcataacaatgctgacttGACAGGGGTCACAGAAAATTTTAATGTATTGGAAGGGGTCACAAGATTAAAAGTTCGGGAAGTCGTGTTATGAATAATTACGAAACACAGAATGGAAATAATGTTGCTAAAAAAGCAACTAGTAGCAACATTTTTCTGGTTTACCATTTTCTAAGCAAtttgaaaatcatattttttgagGACACTGTGAAGTATAAGACCCTGTGATTGTGCAGGGATTTCCCccatattaaataaatattggtcTGAAAATTTTTCCCCATGTAAAGTTTTAATAAAGgacccgaaaaaaaaaattacctgaACGTTATAGCATCGATTGAATCTCTAAGATTGAAATCAAAGAACTTGTATCCCTCTCTTTTGAAAGCGAGAAGAGCATTGGGGCCGAGCCAAACGTCTCCATTCATTCGAGGAGTGAAATGGAAGCCGAGAAAAGGTAGAGCTGGATTCGGTACCTGTGTGAAGAAATTATTaaacaattttgttttgaagaaGGCTCTGGACAGGCAGCGATTATATAGAGCCAGTTACTGAGAGTGGGGCTAGGTGCTGTTCTCTGGGAGCCACAACAAAAAGCCTAGATAATTAGGTGAAATTCGCAACGACTGCATTAATAGGGTATGTCCAACCCAGcccaaatattgaaaaataatgtttttatgcTTTgtaatgaagaaaaatggaGCAAGGGAGGAATATGCAGAAAAAAATTATGCACATAGCGACAAATGTCAATCCACCtactataaaaaaaacattagaaAAAACTTACAGGATAGATATTTCCTTTTGCTAAATAAGTTTTTTCCGGCTTTAGGATCAAATATTCTCCTCTGAACGGTACGATCTTTGGTATTTGATCACAATTGGACTTCGCTGCAAGTCGATCAGAGTACAGGCCTCCACATACTATCACAAAACGAGACTGTACTTCTTGCTGAATagtaaaaatgttgaaaattgggagattttataaacaaaaattattagTTTAATAGCATTAGCACAACTGTGtaagaaaaatgttaaaaaattggAGAATTCATAACATCATTAAAATGGTATCACTTCTGATTTTTGATATTCTTTAATGTAGAAGCCTGCTAAAATAAACTCACATATTCATGGTTCCCCGTCAGAACAACTGGATACTTTGGATCTAAAAAAgataatttattattgattGGTGACCTAGAGACACAGGACCTAACTATATTGGCACCACAGCTTGAAGATCTCAAGTTCAATTCTCCCTGTTTAGACATTTCAACACAGAGGTTTGCATAAGGCAGCCCGTAGAACATAACCCGGCCTCCCAAGCCATTTTGTGTGGCCATTGTTAATCTAGGGTACCTAGGGAGAAGagcttgtcaacactcagattttttccATCAAGCATGCAATCCTAATCTGATAATTTATGTATGAAAATATCGCTCACATGGAAAAAAaagcatgttttttttttgcttttgtcgCTGCGTTAAAACGAGCCTGTTTTAAAACCTTACCAGAGTTCTGCTTGAAATCCTGTACTTCAAAAGCTAGTTTTATATCACCTCCCTTCTGTTCAAACTCTTTGCCATACGTCCTTGCAACGAGTCCAAAATCCACTATTCCTGTTTCGGGGGAATGAATGGCCTTCAGACCCTGAAAAACAAGACATACTCAAGATTTACTAGGATAATAAGGGTCAATGATTTGTACATTATCTCCACCTATAATCTCTACTTTGCAGCCATTGTTTCCTGTCAATTTATTAGCTATTCTCTCCCCTCATGATTGTTTTTCCACCCTCAGTTTGTCTTTCAGCTTATCATTTTGAAGgggatatttcaaaatataatggATTGGTAAAAATTTTAGCATTAGCACTAAAAATTTCGTAACTTATAAGCGACCATATGAACTGGTATAAACAACActattctgaatattcaaataaaaacatatttcagtTAGAAATAAAGTGTTAGTCCCCTCAAATTTAAAGGGATGTTTGGAATTTGACAGTGGTGGGAGCTTCTCCAAGATAAAATCTATCCCATTGTT contains:
- the LOC120332968 gene encoding L-2-hydroxyglutarate dehydrogenase, mitochondrial-like is translated as MLKAALSQVNSRSLRLQFNAIRALSSAHSTGSNKYDVTIVGGGIVGLATARELLLQYPNLKFCVLEKEHRLSIHQTGHNSGVIHAGIYYTPGTLKAKLCVEGLKLMYKYCDEHGVPYKKAGKLIVATEQEEIPRLDKLYSRAQENGCKVEIIDGSEIQSIEPHCRGLKAIHSPETGIVDFGLVARTYGKEFEQKGGDIKLAFEVQDFKQNSDPKYPVVLTGNHEYQEVQSRFVIVCGGLYSDRLAAKSNCDQIPKIVPFRGEYLILKPEKTYLAKGNIYPVPNPALPFLGFHFTPRMNGDVWLGPNALLAFKREGYKFFDFNLRDSIDAITFSGLRKLVFKNLSAGFGEIYRSMMVGAQVKQLQRFIPELSVKDVMRGPAGVRAQALDTDGNLVDDFIFDSGHGSFGKRMLHVRNAPSPAATSSLAIARMIADEVKTRFEL